One Clostridia bacterium genomic region harbors:
- a CDS encoding TM0996/MTH895 family glutaredoxin-like protein, producing the protein MGSGCANCQRLEALSRQVVQELGIEATVEKVTDMKHIMSYGAMATPALVVGEKVLISGHVPSKAKIAELLTTALAQKQ; encoded by the coding sequence TGTCAGCGACTGGAAGCCTTAAGCCGCCAAGTAGTGCAGGAGCTGGGTATAGAGGCAACGGTGGAGAAGGTCACCGACATGAAGCACATCATGAGTTATGGAGCGATGGCTACTCCGGCGCTGGTGGTAGGTGAAAAGGTGTTGATTTCCGGGCACGTCCCCAGCAAAGCCAAGATTGCCGAACTGCTGACCACAGCATTGGCCCAAAAACAATAG